A region of Eschrichtius robustus isolate mEscRob2 chromosome 19, mEscRob2.pri, whole genome shotgun sequence DNA encodes the following proteins:
- the CDH3 gene encoding cadherin-3 isoform X3, with amino-acid sequence MAQVYWLPRAASEPCRAGFGEAEVTLEARGAELEPGRARGNVVFMECPGRESALLTDDDFTVLNNKTVQERKALKISPSKRILRRRKRDWVVPPISVPENGKGPFPQKLHQLKSNKDRGTKIFYSITGPGADSPPEGVFTIEKETGWLLLNKPLDREKIAEYELFGHAVSENGASVEEPMNISIIVTDQNDHKPKFTQDVFRGSVLEGVLPGTSVMQVTATDEDDAINTYNGVVAYSIHSQEPQDLMFTVHRSTGTISVVSSGLDRERVPEYTLTIQATDMNGDGSSTTAMAVVEILDANDNAPVFEPQKYEARVPENAVGHELQRLTVTDLDAPNSPAWQATYRIVEGDNGDRFTVTTHPESNQGILTTKKGLDFEAKTQHTLYVEVINEAPFVVKLPTSTATIVVHVEDVNEPPVFVPPSKVIEVQEGISVGEPVCTYTAQDPDKGSQKMSYHILRDPAGWLAMDPASGQVTAAGVLDREDEQFVRTNIYEVMVLATDDGSPPTTGTGTLLLTLMDVNDHGPVPEPRQITICNQSPLAQVLNITDKDLSPHTSPFRAWLTHDSDIYWTAEVNEKGDTVALSLKKFLKQDTYDVHLSLSDHGNKEQLTVIRATVCDCHGHVETCPERWKGSFLLPILGAVLALLFLLLVLLFLVRKKRKIKEPLLLPEDDTRDNVFYYGEEGGGEEDQDYDITQLHRGLEARPELVLRNDVAPAFIPTPTYRPRPANPDEIGNFIIENLKAANTDPTAPPYDSLLVFDYEGSGSDAASLSSLTSSASDQDQDYDYLNEWGSRFKKLADMYGGGQDD; translated from the exons TAGTTTTCATGGAGTGCCCTGGGCGAGAGTCGGCCCTGCTGACTGATGATGACTTCACTGTTCTGAACAACAAAACAGTCCAG GAAAGGAAAGCACTGAAGATCTCCCCATCCAAACGTATCTTGCGAAGACGCAAGAGAGATTGGGTGGTCCCGCCAATATCTGTCCCTGAGAATGGCAAGGGTCCCTTCCCCCAGAAGCTGCATCAG CTCAAATCTAATAAAGACAGAGGCACCAAGATTTTCTACAGCATCACGGGGCCTGGGGCAGACAGCCCCCCTGAGGGTGTCTTCACCATAGAGAAGGAAACGGGCTGGCTGCTGTTGAATAAACCACTGGACCGGGAGAAAATTGCCGAGTATGAG CTCTTTGGCCACGCTGTGTCGGAGAACGGTGCCTCCGTGGAAGAGCCCATGAACATCTCCATCATTGTAACAGACCAGAATGACCACAAGCCCAAGTTCACCCAGGATGTCTTCAGAGGGAGCGTCTTGGAAGGGGTACTACCCG GCACTTCTGTGATGCAGGTGACAGCCACGGATGAGGACGATGCCATCAACACCTACAACGGGGTGGTTGCTTATTCCATCCATAGTCAAGAGCCACAGGACCTCATGTTCACGGTCCACCGGAGCACAGGCACCATCAGCGTCGTCTCCAGTGGCCTGGACCGGGAG AGAGTCCCTGAGTACACACTGACCATCCAGGCTACGGACATGAACGGGGACGGCTCCAGCACCACGGCTATGGCCGTAGTGGAAATCCTCGATGCCAATGACAACGCTCCTGTGTTTGAGCCCCAGAAG TACGAGGCCCGTGTGCCTGAGAACGCAGTGGGCCACGAGCTGCAGAGGCTGACTGTGACCGATCTGGATGCCCCCAACTCACCGGCATGGCAGGCTACCTACCGCATCGTGGAAGGTGACAACGGGGACCGTTTTACCGTCACCACCCACCCTGAGAGCAACCAGGGTATCCTGACAACCAAGAAG GGCTTGGATTTCGAGGCCAAAACCCAGCACACCCTGTACGTTGAAGTGATCAACGAGGCTCCCTTTGTGGTGAAGCTCCCAACCTCCACGGCCACAATAGTGGTCCACGTGGAGGATGTGAATGAGCCACCCGTGTTCGTCCCACCCTCCAAAGTCATCGAGGTCCAGGAGGGCATCTCCGTTGGCGAGCCTGTCTGCACCTACACTGCGCAGGACCCGGACAAGGGGAGtcagaagatgag CTACCACATCCTGAGAGACCCGGCAGGGTGGCTAGCAATGGACCCAGCCAGTGGGCAGGTCACTGCTGCAGGGGTCTTGGACCGTGAGGATGAGCAGTTTGTGAGGACCAACATCTACGAAGTCATGGTCTTGGCCACGGACGATG GGAGCCCTCCCACCACTGGCACGGGGACCCTCCTGCTAACACTGATGGATGTCAACGACCATGGCCCGGTCCCTGAGCCCCGTCAGATCACCATCTGCAACCAAAGCCCTTTGGCTCAGGTGCTGAACATCACAGACAAGGACCTGTCCCCCCACACCTCCCCTTTCCGGGCCTGGCTCACACACGACTCGGACATCTACTGGACGGCAGAGGTCAATGAGAAAG GAGACACAGTGGCCTTGTCCCTGAAGAAGTTCCTGAAGCAAGACACATACGACGTGCACCTTTCTCTGTCCGACCACGGCAACAAGGAACAGCTGACGGTGATCAGGGCCACCGTGTGCGACTGCCACGGCCACGTGGAGACATGCCCCGAACGCTGGAAGGGGAgtttcctcctccccatcctgggTGCTGTCCTGGCTCTGCTGT TTCTCCTGCTGGTGCTCCTGTTTTTGGTGAGAAAGAAACGGAAGATCAAGGAGCCCCTTCTGCTCCCAGAAGACGACACCCGTGACAACGTCTTCTACTATGGCGAAGAGGGGGGTGGCGAGGAGGACCAG GACTATGACATCACCCAACTCCACCGGGGCCTGGAAGCCCGGCCTGAGTTGGTTCTCCGCAACGATGTGGCGCCAGCCTTCATCCCCACACCCACATACCGTCCACGGCCAGCCAACCCAGATGAAATCGGCAACTTCATCATCGAG AACCTGAAGGCGGCCAACACGGACCCCACGGCCCCGCCCTATGACTCCCTGTTGGTGTTCGACTATGAGGGCAGCGGCTCCGATGCCGCCTCCCTGAGCTCCCTCACCTCCTCAGCTTCCGACCAGGACCAAGACTACGACTATCTGAACGAATGGGGCAGCCGCTTCAAGAAGCTGGCAGATATGTATGGCGGGGGCCAGGACGACTAG
- the CDH3 gene encoding cadherin-3 isoform X4, which translates to MFFGAVYPLFPSVHQPLVVFMECPGRESALLTDDDFTVLNNKTVQERKALKISPSKRILRRRKRDWVVPPISVPENGKGPFPQKLHQLKSNKDRGTKIFYSITGPGADSPPEGVFTIEKETGWLLLNKPLDREKIAEYELFGHAVSENGASVEEPMNISIIVTDQNDHKPKFTQDVFRGSVLEGVLPGTSVMQVTATDEDDAINTYNGVVAYSIHSQEPQDLMFTVHRSTGTISVVSSGLDRERVPEYTLTIQATDMNGDGSSTTAMAVVEILDANDNAPVFEPQKYEARVPENAVGHELQRLTVTDLDAPNSPAWQATYRIVEGDNGDRFTVTTHPESNQGILTTKKGLDFEAKTQHTLYVEVINEAPFVVKLPTSTATIVVHVEDVNEPPVFVPPSKVIEVQEGISVGEPVCTYTAQDPDKGSQKMSYHILRDPAGWLAMDPASGQVTAAGVLDREDEQFVRTNIYEVMVLATDDGSPPTTGTGTLLLTLMDVNDHGPVPEPRQITICNQSPLAQVLNITDKDLSPHTSPFRAWLTHDSDIYWTAEVNEKGDTVALSLKKFLKQDTYDVHLSLSDHGNKEQLTVIRATVCDCHGHVETCPERWKGSFLLPILGAVLALLFLLLVLLFLVRKKRKIKEPLLLPEDDTRDNVFYYGEEGGGEEDQDYDITQLHRGLEARPELVLRNDVAPAFIPTPTYRPRPANPDEIGNFIIENLKAANTDPTAPPYDSLLVFDYEGSGSDAASLSSLTSSASDQDQDYDYLNEWGSRFKKLADMYGGGQDD; encoded by the exons ATGTTCTTTGGTGCTGTGTATCCCCTTTTCCCTTCCGTGCATCAGCCCTTAG TAGTTTTCATGGAGTGCCCTGGGCGAGAGTCGGCCCTGCTGACTGATGATGACTTCACTGTTCTGAACAACAAAACAGTCCAG GAAAGGAAAGCACTGAAGATCTCCCCATCCAAACGTATCTTGCGAAGACGCAAGAGAGATTGGGTGGTCCCGCCAATATCTGTCCCTGAGAATGGCAAGGGTCCCTTCCCCCAGAAGCTGCATCAG CTCAAATCTAATAAAGACAGAGGCACCAAGATTTTCTACAGCATCACGGGGCCTGGGGCAGACAGCCCCCCTGAGGGTGTCTTCACCATAGAGAAGGAAACGGGCTGGCTGCTGTTGAATAAACCACTGGACCGGGAGAAAATTGCCGAGTATGAG CTCTTTGGCCACGCTGTGTCGGAGAACGGTGCCTCCGTGGAAGAGCCCATGAACATCTCCATCATTGTAACAGACCAGAATGACCACAAGCCCAAGTTCACCCAGGATGTCTTCAGAGGGAGCGTCTTGGAAGGGGTACTACCCG GCACTTCTGTGATGCAGGTGACAGCCACGGATGAGGACGATGCCATCAACACCTACAACGGGGTGGTTGCTTATTCCATCCATAGTCAAGAGCCACAGGACCTCATGTTCACGGTCCACCGGAGCACAGGCACCATCAGCGTCGTCTCCAGTGGCCTGGACCGGGAG AGAGTCCCTGAGTACACACTGACCATCCAGGCTACGGACATGAACGGGGACGGCTCCAGCACCACGGCTATGGCCGTAGTGGAAATCCTCGATGCCAATGACAACGCTCCTGTGTTTGAGCCCCAGAAG TACGAGGCCCGTGTGCCTGAGAACGCAGTGGGCCACGAGCTGCAGAGGCTGACTGTGACCGATCTGGATGCCCCCAACTCACCGGCATGGCAGGCTACCTACCGCATCGTGGAAGGTGACAACGGGGACCGTTTTACCGTCACCACCCACCCTGAGAGCAACCAGGGTATCCTGACAACCAAGAAG GGCTTGGATTTCGAGGCCAAAACCCAGCACACCCTGTACGTTGAAGTGATCAACGAGGCTCCCTTTGTGGTGAAGCTCCCAACCTCCACGGCCACAATAGTGGTCCACGTGGAGGATGTGAATGAGCCACCCGTGTTCGTCCCACCCTCCAAAGTCATCGAGGTCCAGGAGGGCATCTCCGTTGGCGAGCCTGTCTGCACCTACACTGCGCAGGACCCGGACAAGGGGAGtcagaagatgag CTACCACATCCTGAGAGACCCGGCAGGGTGGCTAGCAATGGACCCAGCCAGTGGGCAGGTCACTGCTGCAGGGGTCTTGGACCGTGAGGATGAGCAGTTTGTGAGGACCAACATCTACGAAGTCATGGTCTTGGCCACGGACGATG GGAGCCCTCCCACCACTGGCACGGGGACCCTCCTGCTAACACTGATGGATGTCAACGACCATGGCCCGGTCCCTGAGCCCCGTCAGATCACCATCTGCAACCAAAGCCCTTTGGCTCAGGTGCTGAACATCACAGACAAGGACCTGTCCCCCCACACCTCCCCTTTCCGGGCCTGGCTCACACACGACTCGGACATCTACTGGACGGCAGAGGTCAATGAGAAAG GAGACACAGTGGCCTTGTCCCTGAAGAAGTTCCTGAAGCAAGACACATACGACGTGCACCTTTCTCTGTCCGACCACGGCAACAAGGAACAGCTGACGGTGATCAGGGCCACCGTGTGCGACTGCCACGGCCACGTGGAGACATGCCCCGAACGCTGGAAGGGGAgtttcctcctccccatcctgggTGCTGTCCTGGCTCTGCTGT TTCTCCTGCTGGTGCTCCTGTTTTTGGTGAGAAAGAAACGGAAGATCAAGGAGCCCCTTCTGCTCCCAGAAGACGACACCCGTGACAACGTCTTCTACTATGGCGAAGAGGGGGGTGGCGAGGAGGACCAG GACTATGACATCACCCAACTCCACCGGGGCCTGGAAGCCCGGCCTGAGTTGGTTCTCCGCAACGATGTGGCGCCAGCCTTCATCCCCACACCCACATACCGTCCACGGCCAGCCAACCCAGATGAAATCGGCAACTTCATCATCGAG AACCTGAAGGCGGCCAACACGGACCCCACGGCCCCGCCCTATGACTCCCTGTTGGTGTTCGACTATGAGGGCAGCGGCTCCGATGCCGCCTCCCTGAGCTCCCTCACCTCCTCAGCTTCCGACCAGGACCAAGACTACGACTATCTGAACGAATGGGGCAGCCGCTTCAAGAAGCTGGCAGATATGTATGGCGGGGGCCAGGACGACTAG
- the CDH3 gene encoding cadherin-3 isoform X2 has protein sequence MGLPSGPLASLLLCFFLLLQAQVYWLPRAASEPCRAGFGEAEVTLEARGAELEPGRARGNVVFMECPGRESALLTDDDFTVLNNKTVQERKALKISPSKRILRRRKRDWVVPPISVPENGKGPFPQKLHQLKSNKDRGTKIFYSITGPGADSPPEGVFTIEKETGWLLLNKPLDREKIAEYELFGHAVSENGASVEEPMNISIIVTDQNDHKPKFTQDVFRGSVLEGVLPGTSVMQVTATDEDDAINTYNGVVAYSIHSQEPQDLMFTVHRSTGTISVVSSGLDRERVPEYTLTIQATDMNGDGSSTTAMAVVEILDANDNAPVFEPQKYEARVPENAVGHELQRLTVTDLDAPNSPAWQATYRIVEGDNGDRFTVTTHPESNQGILTTKKGLDFEAKTQHTLYVEVINEAPFVVKLPTSTATIVVHVEDVNEPPVFVPPSKVIEVQEGISVGEPVCTYTAQDPDKGSQKMSYHILRDPAGWLAMDPASGQVTAAGVLDREDEQFVRTNIYEVMVLATDDGSPPTTGTGTLLLTLMDVNDHGPVPEPRQITICNQSPLAQVLNITDKDLSPHTSPFRAWLTHDSDIYWTAEVNEKGDTVALSLKKFLKQDTYDVHLSLSDHGNKEQLTVIRATVCDCHGHVETCPERWKGSFLLPILGAVLALLFLLLVLLFLVRKKRKIKEPLLLPEDDTRDNVFYYGEEGGGEEDQDYDITQLHRGLEARPELVLRNDVAPAFIPTPTYRPRPANPDEIGNFIIENLKAANTDPTAPPYDSLLVFDYEGSGSDAASLSSLTSSASDQDQDYDYLNEWGSRFKKLADMYGGGQDD, from the exons TAGTTTTCATGGAGTGCCCTGGGCGAGAGTCGGCCCTGCTGACTGATGATGACTTCACTGTTCTGAACAACAAAACAGTCCAG GAAAGGAAAGCACTGAAGATCTCCCCATCCAAACGTATCTTGCGAAGACGCAAGAGAGATTGGGTGGTCCCGCCAATATCTGTCCCTGAGAATGGCAAGGGTCCCTTCCCCCAGAAGCTGCATCAG CTCAAATCTAATAAAGACAGAGGCACCAAGATTTTCTACAGCATCACGGGGCCTGGGGCAGACAGCCCCCCTGAGGGTGTCTTCACCATAGAGAAGGAAACGGGCTGGCTGCTGTTGAATAAACCACTGGACCGGGAGAAAATTGCCGAGTATGAG CTCTTTGGCCACGCTGTGTCGGAGAACGGTGCCTCCGTGGAAGAGCCCATGAACATCTCCATCATTGTAACAGACCAGAATGACCACAAGCCCAAGTTCACCCAGGATGTCTTCAGAGGGAGCGTCTTGGAAGGGGTACTACCCG GCACTTCTGTGATGCAGGTGACAGCCACGGATGAGGACGATGCCATCAACACCTACAACGGGGTGGTTGCTTATTCCATCCATAGTCAAGAGCCACAGGACCTCATGTTCACGGTCCACCGGAGCACAGGCACCATCAGCGTCGTCTCCAGTGGCCTGGACCGGGAG AGAGTCCCTGAGTACACACTGACCATCCAGGCTACGGACATGAACGGGGACGGCTCCAGCACCACGGCTATGGCCGTAGTGGAAATCCTCGATGCCAATGACAACGCTCCTGTGTTTGAGCCCCAGAAG TACGAGGCCCGTGTGCCTGAGAACGCAGTGGGCCACGAGCTGCAGAGGCTGACTGTGACCGATCTGGATGCCCCCAACTCACCGGCATGGCAGGCTACCTACCGCATCGTGGAAGGTGACAACGGGGACCGTTTTACCGTCACCACCCACCCTGAGAGCAACCAGGGTATCCTGACAACCAAGAAG GGCTTGGATTTCGAGGCCAAAACCCAGCACACCCTGTACGTTGAAGTGATCAACGAGGCTCCCTTTGTGGTGAAGCTCCCAACCTCCACGGCCACAATAGTGGTCCACGTGGAGGATGTGAATGAGCCACCCGTGTTCGTCCCACCCTCCAAAGTCATCGAGGTCCAGGAGGGCATCTCCGTTGGCGAGCCTGTCTGCACCTACACTGCGCAGGACCCGGACAAGGGGAGtcagaagatgag CTACCACATCCTGAGAGACCCGGCAGGGTGGCTAGCAATGGACCCAGCCAGTGGGCAGGTCACTGCTGCAGGGGTCTTGGACCGTGAGGATGAGCAGTTTGTGAGGACCAACATCTACGAAGTCATGGTCTTGGCCACGGACGATG GGAGCCCTCCCACCACTGGCACGGGGACCCTCCTGCTAACACTGATGGATGTCAACGACCATGGCCCGGTCCCTGAGCCCCGTCAGATCACCATCTGCAACCAAAGCCCTTTGGCTCAGGTGCTGAACATCACAGACAAGGACCTGTCCCCCCACACCTCCCCTTTCCGGGCCTGGCTCACACACGACTCGGACATCTACTGGACGGCAGAGGTCAATGAGAAAG GAGACACAGTGGCCTTGTCCCTGAAGAAGTTCCTGAAGCAAGACACATACGACGTGCACCTTTCTCTGTCCGACCACGGCAACAAGGAACAGCTGACGGTGATCAGGGCCACCGTGTGCGACTGCCACGGCCACGTGGAGACATGCCCCGAACGCTGGAAGGGGAgtttcctcctccccatcctgggTGCTGTCCTGGCTCTGCTGT TTCTCCTGCTGGTGCTCCTGTTTTTGGTGAGAAAGAAACGGAAGATCAAGGAGCCCCTTCTGCTCCCAGAAGACGACACCCGTGACAACGTCTTCTACTATGGCGAAGAGGGGGGTGGCGAGGAGGACCAG GACTATGACATCACCCAACTCCACCGGGGCCTGGAAGCCCGGCCTGAGTTGGTTCTCCGCAACGATGTGGCGCCAGCCTTCATCCCCACACCCACATACCGTCCACGGCCAGCCAACCCAGATGAAATCGGCAACTTCATCATCGAG AACCTGAAGGCGGCCAACACGGACCCCACGGCCCCGCCCTATGACTCCCTGTTGGTGTTCGACTATGAGGGCAGCGGCTCCGATGCCGCCTCCCTGAGCTCCCTCACCTCCTCAGCTTCCGACCAGGACCAAGACTACGACTATCTGAACGAATGGGGCAGCCGCTTCAAGAAGCTGGCAGATATGTATGGCGGGGGCCAGGACGACTAG
- the CDH3 gene encoding cadherin-3 isoform X1 — protein MLSLLSLETDSSGLGKNSLVQRSPARGSRKGKAQVYWLPRAASEPCRAGFGEAEVTLEARGAELEPGRARGNVVFMECPGRESALLTDDDFTVLNNKTVQERKALKISPSKRILRRRKRDWVVPPISVPENGKGPFPQKLHQLKSNKDRGTKIFYSITGPGADSPPEGVFTIEKETGWLLLNKPLDREKIAEYELFGHAVSENGASVEEPMNISIIVTDQNDHKPKFTQDVFRGSVLEGVLPGTSVMQVTATDEDDAINTYNGVVAYSIHSQEPQDLMFTVHRSTGTISVVSSGLDRERVPEYTLTIQATDMNGDGSSTTAMAVVEILDANDNAPVFEPQKYEARVPENAVGHELQRLTVTDLDAPNSPAWQATYRIVEGDNGDRFTVTTHPESNQGILTTKKGLDFEAKTQHTLYVEVINEAPFVVKLPTSTATIVVHVEDVNEPPVFVPPSKVIEVQEGISVGEPVCTYTAQDPDKGSQKMSYHILRDPAGWLAMDPASGQVTAAGVLDREDEQFVRTNIYEVMVLATDDGSPPTTGTGTLLLTLMDVNDHGPVPEPRQITICNQSPLAQVLNITDKDLSPHTSPFRAWLTHDSDIYWTAEVNEKGDTVALSLKKFLKQDTYDVHLSLSDHGNKEQLTVIRATVCDCHGHVETCPERWKGSFLLPILGAVLALLFLLLVLLFLVRKKRKIKEPLLLPEDDTRDNVFYYGEEGGGEEDQDYDITQLHRGLEARPELVLRNDVAPAFIPTPTYRPRPANPDEIGNFIIENLKAANTDPTAPPYDSLLVFDYEGSGSDAASLSSLTSSASDQDQDYDYLNEWGSRFKKLADMYGGGQDD, from the exons TAGTTTTCATGGAGTGCCCTGGGCGAGAGTCGGCCCTGCTGACTGATGATGACTTCACTGTTCTGAACAACAAAACAGTCCAG GAAAGGAAAGCACTGAAGATCTCCCCATCCAAACGTATCTTGCGAAGACGCAAGAGAGATTGGGTGGTCCCGCCAATATCTGTCCCTGAGAATGGCAAGGGTCCCTTCCCCCAGAAGCTGCATCAG CTCAAATCTAATAAAGACAGAGGCACCAAGATTTTCTACAGCATCACGGGGCCTGGGGCAGACAGCCCCCCTGAGGGTGTCTTCACCATAGAGAAGGAAACGGGCTGGCTGCTGTTGAATAAACCACTGGACCGGGAGAAAATTGCCGAGTATGAG CTCTTTGGCCACGCTGTGTCGGAGAACGGTGCCTCCGTGGAAGAGCCCATGAACATCTCCATCATTGTAACAGACCAGAATGACCACAAGCCCAAGTTCACCCAGGATGTCTTCAGAGGGAGCGTCTTGGAAGGGGTACTACCCG GCACTTCTGTGATGCAGGTGACAGCCACGGATGAGGACGATGCCATCAACACCTACAACGGGGTGGTTGCTTATTCCATCCATAGTCAAGAGCCACAGGACCTCATGTTCACGGTCCACCGGAGCACAGGCACCATCAGCGTCGTCTCCAGTGGCCTGGACCGGGAG AGAGTCCCTGAGTACACACTGACCATCCAGGCTACGGACATGAACGGGGACGGCTCCAGCACCACGGCTATGGCCGTAGTGGAAATCCTCGATGCCAATGACAACGCTCCTGTGTTTGAGCCCCAGAAG TACGAGGCCCGTGTGCCTGAGAACGCAGTGGGCCACGAGCTGCAGAGGCTGACTGTGACCGATCTGGATGCCCCCAACTCACCGGCATGGCAGGCTACCTACCGCATCGTGGAAGGTGACAACGGGGACCGTTTTACCGTCACCACCCACCCTGAGAGCAACCAGGGTATCCTGACAACCAAGAAG GGCTTGGATTTCGAGGCCAAAACCCAGCACACCCTGTACGTTGAAGTGATCAACGAGGCTCCCTTTGTGGTGAAGCTCCCAACCTCCACGGCCACAATAGTGGTCCACGTGGAGGATGTGAATGAGCCACCCGTGTTCGTCCCACCCTCCAAAGTCATCGAGGTCCAGGAGGGCATCTCCGTTGGCGAGCCTGTCTGCACCTACACTGCGCAGGACCCGGACAAGGGGAGtcagaagatgag CTACCACATCCTGAGAGACCCGGCAGGGTGGCTAGCAATGGACCCAGCCAGTGGGCAGGTCACTGCTGCAGGGGTCTTGGACCGTGAGGATGAGCAGTTTGTGAGGACCAACATCTACGAAGTCATGGTCTTGGCCACGGACGATG GGAGCCCTCCCACCACTGGCACGGGGACCCTCCTGCTAACACTGATGGATGTCAACGACCATGGCCCGGTCCCTGAGCCCCGTCAGATCACCATCTGCAACCAAAGCCCTTTGGCTCAGGTGCTGAACATCACAGACAAGGACCTGTCCCCCCACACCTCCCCTTTCCGGGCCTGGCTCACACACGACTCGGACATCTACTGGACGGCAGAGGTCAATGAGAAAG GAGACACAGTGGCCTTGTCCCTGAAGAAGTTCCTGAAGCAAGACACATACGACGTGCACCTTTCTCTGTCCGACCACGGCAACAAGGAACAGCTGACGGTGATCAGGGCCACCGTGTGCGACTGCCACGGCCACGTGGAGACATGCCCCGAACGCTGGAAGGGGAgtttcctcctccccatcctgggTGCTGTCCTGGCTCTGCTGT TTCTCCTGCTGGTGCTCCTGTTTTTGGTGAGAAAGAAACGGAAGATCAAGGAGCCCCTTCTGCTCCCAGAAGACGACACCCGTGACAACGTCTTCTACTATGGCGAAGAGGGGGGTGGCGAGGAGGACCAG GACTATGACATCACCCAACTCCACCGGGGCCTGGAAGCCCGGCCTGAGTTGGTTCTCCGCAACGATGTGGCGCCAGCCTTCATCCCCACACCCACATACCGTCCACGGCCAGCCAACCCAGATGAAATCGGCAACTTCATCATCGAG AACCTGAAGGCGGCCAACACGGACCCCACGGCCCCGCCCTATGACTCCCTGTTGGTGTTCGACTATGAGGGCAGCGGCTCCGATGCCGCCTCCCTGAGCTCCCTCACCTCCTCAGCTTCCGACCAGGACCAAGACTACGACTATCTGAACGAATGGGGCAGCCGCTTCAAGAAGCTGGCAGATATGTATGGCGGGGGCCAGGACGACTAG